The proteins below come from a single Salinibacterium sp. NK8237 genomic window:
- the truB gene encoding tRNA pseudouridine(55) synthase TruB: protein MAKPPRNPTSGILFVDKPQGITSHGVISRARKSVGTRKIGHAGTLDPMATGLLVLGVNNATRLLTYLVGLDKQYTATIRLGASSNTDDAEGELSETADAAALAAVTDDAIAHAVANLTGAISQRPSSVSAIKVDGRRAYTLARAGEEVVLAERAVTVSAFEVLEIARGEFIDVKVRVDCSSGTYIRALARDLGEALGVGGHLTVLRRTRVGPFSVGDASAVDEDLETKLVAPAVVARVLFDTVDLDDEQAADLAQGKQIALEPQGEGAIAAINADGRLVGLLEIVDGRARILSNFRPDAEPAAPESVPAAAADGELASEEGTPKNG, encoded by the coding sequence ATGGCTAAGCCGCCGCGCAATCCTACGAGCGGGATTCTGTTCGTGGATAAGCCTCAAGGCATCACGAGTCATGGCGTCATTTCTCGGGCGCGCAAATCGGTGGGCACCCGCAAGATTGGGCATGCGGGCACGCTCGATCCGATGGCTACTGGGCTCCTCGTGCTCGGGGTCAACAATGCGACTCGACTGCTCACTTATCTTGTGGGCCTTGACAAGCAATACACCGCCACAATTCGTCTGGGCGCTTCGTCGAATACCGACGACGCTGAGGGAGAGCTTTCTGAGACTGCGGATGCCGCGGCTCTCGCTGCCGTAACCGACGATGCCATTGCGCACGCCGTGGCTAACCTCACCGGCGCTATTTCGCAGCGCCCCAGTTCCGTGAGCGCCATCAAGGTAGATGGTCGCCGCGCTTACACGTTGGCTCGCGCGGGCGAAGAAGTTGTGCTCGCTGAGCGAGCGGTCACGGTTTCTGCTTTCGAGGTGCTGGAGATCGCGCGCGGAGAGTTCATTGATGTGAAGGTTCGTGTGGATTGTTCCTCGGGTACCTACATTCGTGCTCTTGCTCGAGATCTGGGGGAGGCACTGGGCGTCGGCGGTCACCTGACGGTGTTGCGTCGCACCAGAGTTGGACCGTTCTCGGTTGGCGACGCGAGTGCTGTCGATGAGGATCTCGAAACGAAGCTCGTAGCGCCGGCAGTGGTGGCTCGTGTGCTCTTCGACACTGTTGATCTCGATGACGAGCAGGCGGCAGATTTGGCGCAGGGTAAGCAGATCGCCCTGGAGCCTCAGGGGGAGGGGGCTATCGCCGCTATTAATGCGGATGGCCGCTTGGTTGGTCTCTTGGAGATCGTTGACGGCCGCGCCCGCATCCTCTCCAACTTTCGGCCGGATGCCGAGCCAGCAGCGCCGGAAAGTGTGCCCGCCGCCGCAGCTGACGGCGAGCTAGCCTCTGAGGAAGGAACCCCGAAAAATGGTTGA
- the ispG gene encoding flavodoxin-dependent (E)-4-hydroxy-3-methylbut-2-enyl-diphosphate synthase, whose product MPAINLGMPKVPEVLAPRRKTRQIKVGSVGVGSESQVSVQSMTTTQTTNIDATLQQIAELTASGCDIVRVAVPHQDDADVLHIIAKKSQIPVIADIHFQPRYVFSAIDAGVGAVRVNPGNIRKFDDKVGEIAKAAKDAGTSLRIGINAGSLEPSLLQKYGKATAEALVESAVWEASLFEEHDFHDFKISVKHNDPIVMVKAYRMLAERGDWPLHLGVTEAGPEFQGTIKSATAFGILLSEGIGDTIRVSLSAPPVQEIKVGLQILQSLNLRERKLEIVSCPSCGRAQVDVYKLANDVTEGLEGMTVPLRVAVMGCVVNGPGEAREADLGVASGNGKGQIFVKGEVIKTVPEADIVATLIEEANRIAAEMPAGATGSPQVLTP is encoded by the coding sequence GTGCCAGCAATTAATCTCGGAATGCCGAAAGTCCCTGAAGTCCTCGCTCCCCGTCGCAAGACCCGGCAGATCAAGGTCGGTTCAGTAGGAGTCGGCAGCGAGTCACAAGTGAGCGTCCAGTCCATGACGACGACGCAGACCACCAACATTGACGCGACGCTGCAGCAGATTGCCGAACTCACGGCGTCCGGTTGTGACATCGTGCGTGTCGCTGTGCCGCATCAGGATGACGCGGATGTGCTGCACATCATTGCGAAGAAGAGCCAGATTCCGGTTATTGCCGACATCCACTTCCAGCCGCGTTATGTTTTCTCGGCGATTGATGCCGGAGTGGGCGCCGTGCGCGTCAACCCGGGCAACATTCGCAAGTTCGACGACAAGGTTGGCGAGATCGCTAAGGCGGCCAAGGATGCGGGCACAAGCCTGCGCATCGGTATCAACGCCGGTTCGCTCGAGCCGAGTCTGCTGCAGAAGTACGGCAAGGCCACCGCTGAGGCGCTCGTGGAGAGCGCTGTCTGGGAGGCAAGCCTTTTCGAAGAGCACGACTTCCACGACTTCAAAATTTCGGTCAAGCACAACGACCCCATTGTCATGGTCAAGGCGTACCGCATGCTCGCTGAGCGCGGCGACTGGCCGCTGCACCTCGGTGTGACCGAGGCTGGGCCGGAGTTCCAGGGCACTATCAAGAGCGCTACGGCGTTCGGTATCCTGCTTTCGGAGGGCATCGGAGACACGATTCGTGTCTCGCTGTCGGCTCCTCCCGTGCAGGAGATCAAGGTTGGCCTGCAGATTCTGCAGTCGCTCAACCTGCGTGAGCGCAAGCTTGAAATTGTGTCGTGCCCGTCGTGTGGTCGCGCTCAGGTCGATGTCTACAAGCTCGCCAACGATGTCACTGAGGGCCTCGAGGGAATGACGGTTCCGTTGCGCGTCGCTGTTATGGGTTGTGTTGTCAACGGTCCGGGTGAAGCTCGTGAAGCTGACCTCGGTGTTGCCAGCGGTAACGGCAAGGGCCAGATCTTTGTGAAGGGTGAAGTCATCAAGACTGTTCCCGAAGCAGACATCGTGGCGACCTTGATCGAAGAGGCCAACCGCATCGCAGCAGAGATGCCTGCCGGTGCAACGGGAAGTCCGCAAGTTCTCACCCCGTAG
- the infB gene encoding translation initiation factor IF-2 has product MAAKPRVHEVAAEAGVDSKAALAKLKEMGEFVKGPSSSIEPPVARRLKAALEADAAKAPAEPEKPKAAPKAAPKAAAKATPKPKTPMPSAPTPAPVAEEAPAAAPEPEQAAEPEEGAAPAPLTVAERQAQALAAEKALAAEKASAESGAKPAGGAADAPNPSAVPRPGTPRPGNNPFASNQGMGRPAPAGGASSIPRPGAPRPGLPRPGAPRPGAPRPGSPRPGSPRPGSPRPGGPGQGQRPGGFGQRPGGPAGAGAGARPGAAGGGFRPGGTPGNNFGPNRPPAGGRGRGPGGGTAGAFGRGGGKSKARKSKRAKRAEFELREAPSLGGVSVPRGNGKEVIRLRRGASITDFADKIDTSPGNLVTVLFHLGQMATATESLDEATFDILGEELGFKIEMVSPEEEDRELLLGFDMDLDQELEDESEDELVIRPPVVTVMGHVDHGKTKLLDAIRNANVVAGEAGGITQHIGAYQVVKEHDGIERPITFIDTPGHEAFTAMRARGAQVTDVAILVVAADDGIMPQTVEALNHAQAANVPIVVAINKIDKEGANPAKVRQQLTEFGLVAEEYGGDTMFMDVSALNKVGITELLDAVLLTADAGLDLRANPNKDARGVAIEAKLDKGRGAVATVLIQSGTLSIGDPIVAGTAYGRVRAMFDENGDSVTKAEPSRPVAVLGLTSVPKAGDVFLVTDDDRMARQIAEKREAAERNALLARSRKRISLEDFTKALEDGKVESLNLIIKGDVSGAVEALEESLLKIDVDDSVQLRIIHRGVGAVTESDINLATVDNAIIIGFNVRPDPKARERAVREGVDVRFYSVIYAALEDVENSLKGMLKPEFEEVQSGVAEIREIFRSSKVGNIAGVIVRSGTITRNAKARVIREGVVVGDNLAIDSLRRFKDDVTEVRTDFEAGIGLGKFNDIQIGDEIETIEMKEKPRV; this is encoded by the coding sequence GTGGCTGCAAAACCACGCGTACACGAAGTCGCCGCCGAAGCTGGCGTCGATAGCAAGGCTGCTCTAGCGAAGCTCAAAGAAATGGGCGAATTCGTTAAGGGCCCGTCATCGAGCATTGAGCCCCCCGTCGCACGACGGTTGAAGGCTGCACTCGAAGCTGACGCAGCGAAAGCACCGGCAGAGCCGGAGAAGCCTAAGGCTGCTCCCAAGGCCGCGCCGAAGGCTGCCGCTAAAGCGACGCCGAAGCCCAAAACTCCGATGCCAAGCGCACCGACCCCAGCACCTGTTGCTGAGGAAGCACCCGCTGCCGCACCGGAGCCCGAGCAGGCTGCTGAACCAGAAGAAGGCGCGGCTCCCGCTCCTCTGACCGTTGCCGAGCGTCAAGCTCAGGCATTGGCTGCTGAAAAGGCATTGGCCGCTGAGAAAGCTTCTGCCGAGTCTGGTGCAAAGCCCGCGGGCGGCGCAGCAGATGCTCCCAACCCTTCCGCTGTTCCTCGTCCGGGTACTCCCCGTCCGGGAAACAACCCCTTCGCCTCGAACCAGGGCATGGGGCGACCGGCACCTGCCGGTGGCGCAAGCTCGATTCCTCGTCCTGGCGCTCCGCGTCCGGGCCTTCCTCGTCCTGGCGCTCCGCGTCCGGGTGCGCCTCGTCCCGGTTCGCCGCGCCCCGGTTCACCTCGCCCCGGCTCGCCTCGTCCCGGTGGACCCGGCCAGGGTCAGCGCCCAGGTGGCTTCGGTCAGCGTCCAGGCGGTCCTGCTGGAGCAGGCGCCGGCGCACGCCCAGGTGCAGCTGGTGGCGGATTCCGTCCCGGTGGAACACCAGGAAACAACTTTGGTCCTAACCGTCCGCCAGCTGGTGGACGCGGTCGTGGCCCCGGTGGAGGCACCGCAGGTGCTTTCGGTCGCGGTGGCGGCAAGAGCAAGGCACGCAAGTCCAAGCGGGCGAAGCGGGCAGAGTTCGAACTGAGAGAAGCACCGTCGCTTGGTGGCGTTAGCGTCCCGCGCGGAAACGGCAAGGAAGTTATTCGTCTTCGCCGTGGTGCATCCATCACCGACTTCGCCGACAAGATCGACACGAGCCCCGGAAACCTCGTCACCGTGCTGTTCCACTTGGGACAAATGGCGACAGCAACCGAGTCTCTCGATGAGGCAACGTTCGACATCCTGGGTGAAGAACTCGGCTTCAAGATCGAAATGGTCTCGCCAGAAGAAGAAGACCGCGAGCTCCTGCTCGGCTTCGACATGGACCTCGATCAAGAACTCGAAGACGAATCGGAAGACGAACTCGTTATTCGTCCTCCTGTTGTCACCGTCATGGGTCACGTTGACCACGGTAAGACCAAGCTGCTTGACGCTATCCGTAACGCCAACGTTGTTGCGGGCGAAGCCGGTGGCATCACCCAGCACATCGGTGCTTACCAAGTTGTCAAAGAGCACGACGGTATCGAACGTCCGATCACCTTCATTGACACCCCGGGTCACGAAGCGTTCACCGCTATGCGTGCTCGTGGTGCTCAGGTCACCGACGTCGCGATCCTCGTGGTCGCAGCAGACGACGGAATCATGCCCCAGACGGTTGAAGCACTCAACCACGCTCAGGCAGCAAACGTTCCGATCGTTGTCGCGATCAACAAGATCGATAAAGAGGGTGCGAACCCGGCCAAGGTGCGCCAGCAGCTCACCGAATTCGGTCTCGTGGCTGAAGAATACGGTGGAGACACCATGTTCATGGACGTATCGGCGCTCAACAAGGTCGGTATTACCGAGCTTCTTGACGCAGTGCTCCTGACAGCGGATGCCGGACTCGACCTGCGCGCAAACCCCAACAAGGATGCGCGTGGTGTCGCGATCGAAGCCAAGCTCGACAAGGGTCGCGGTGCTGTTGCTACCGTGCTCATCCAGTCGGGAACGCTGTCGATCGGAGACCCGATCGTTGCCGGAACCGCCTATGGTCGCGTTCGTGCAATGTTCGACGAGAACGGCGATTCGGTCACCAAGGCCGAGCCATCGCGTCCCGTTGCTGTTCTTGGACTGACTTCAGTACCCAAGGCCGGCGACGTGTTCTTGGTTACCGACGACGACCGTATGGCTCGCCAGATCGCTGAAAAGCGCGAAGCAGCAGAGCGCAACGCGTTGCTCGCTCGCAGCCGCAAGCGCATCAGCCTCGAGGACTTCACGAAGGCCCTCGAAGACGGCAAGGTCGAGTCGCTCAACCTCATCATCAAGGGTGACGTATCGGGTGCTGTTGAAGCTCTCGAAGAGTCGTTGCTCAAGATTGATGTTGATGACTCGGTTCAGCTGCGCATCATCCACCGCGGTGTCGGTGCTGTTACCGAAAGCGACATCAACCTCGCCACGGTCGACAACGCCATCATCATTGGATTCAACGTTCGCCCCGACCCGAAGGCGCGCGAGCGCGCCGTTCGCGAAGGTGTCGACGTGCGCTTCTACTCGGTCATCTACGCCGCACTTGAAGACGTGGAGAACTCGCTCAAGGGAATGCTCAAGCCTGAATTTGAAGAAGTTCAGTCGGGCGTTGCTGAGATCCGCGAGATCTTCCGCTCCTCCAAGGTCGGAAACATCGCCGGTGTCATCGTGCGATCGGGAACGATCACGCGAAACGCCAAAGCACGAGTTATCCGCGAAGGTGTCGTCGTTGGCGACAACCTGGCGATCGACTCACTGCGTCGCTTCAAGGATGACGTCACTGAAGTTCGTACCGACTTCGAAGCCGGTATCGGACTTGGTAAGTTCAACGACATCCAAATCGGTGACGAGATCGAGACAATTGAAATGAAGGAAAAGCCGCGGGTTTAG
- a CDS encoding ketopantoate reductase family protein: MRIGVIGAGAVGGAIAALLARAGNDVEVTARGAHLQAIRESGLTLTGAWGDSVSRVRVAGTLSRVNELVIVATKAHDAEEAIRENIRFLRDLPVIIFQNGLDSLDVATHASPRSDMIGGLATFASSFLSPGTIHVTAAGPSYLGVAGDNDVPARYAAHVLNAVMPTFAVPNFRGAQWTKLVINQVNALPAITGLSVQAVIADRSLRHVMTASMRETARTALASGIRFETLQGLSHRRLRTLARSPLWLGQIIPLLMSRRMGSTPNPGSTLQSIRRGQPSEVDALNGAVVRAAYELNSSAPINALMVELVHAVEQTGDFFSSDVVAARFAALDTAPLRDR; this comes from the coding sequence ATGCGAATCGGCGTTATTGGGGCGGGTGCCGTGGGCGGTGCAATTGCAGCGTTACTCGCGCGCGCCGGCAACGACGTTGAAGTGACTGCTCGCGGAGCCCATCTGCAGGCCATCCGCGAATCGGGGCTCACTCTCACTGGCGCTTGGGGCGACAGCGTCTCTCGTGTGCGTGTTGCTGGCACCCTCAGCCGCGTCAACGAACTCGTGATCGTCGCCACAAAAGCGCACGATGCCGAAGAGGCGATTCGCGAGAACATCCGCTTCTTGCGCGACCTCCCGGTCATCATCTTCCAGAACGGTCTCGATTCGCTCGATGTCGCCACCCACGCTTCACCGCGATCCGACATGATCGGCGGCCTCGCCACCTTCGCTTCATCATTCCTCTCCCCCGGCACCATCCACGTCACCGCCGCCGGCCCCAGCTACCTCGGAGTCGCCGGGGACAACGATGTGCCCGCACGGTACGCCGCACACGTGCTCAACGCCGTGATGCCGACCTTCGCGGTTCCCAATTTTCGCGGCGCGCAGTGGACGAAACTGGTCATCAACCAGGTCAATGCGCTACCGGCCATTACCGGCCTCAGCGTTCAAGCCGTCATCGCTGATCGCTCGCTTCGGCACGTTATGACCGCGAGTATGCGCGAGACAGCCCGCACAGCTCTCGCCAGCGGCATCCGCTTCGAAACGTTGCAGGGGCTCTCTCACCGACGCCTCCGCACCCTTGCACGGTCTCCGCTGTGGCTTGGCCAGATCATTCCCCTGCTCATGAGCCGACGCATGGGCAGCACGCCCAATCCCGGTTCTACGTTGCAGAGCATTCGGCGCGGACAACCCAGTGAAGTGGATGCCCTCAACGGTGCCGTCGTAAGGGCCGCGTATGAACTGAATAGTTCCGCCCCCATCAATGCGCTCATGGTGGAACTCGTGCATGCCGTTGAACAGACGGGGGACTTTTTCAGCTCCGACGTTGTTGCGGCACGCTTTGCCGCGCTCGATACCGCCCCTCTTCGCGATCGCTAG
- the nusA gene encoding transcription termination factor NusA translates to MDIDLSVLRMMEREREIPFEELVQIIEQAILSAYLKHVEAPEGKAAEVQPTARVVLDRKTGHVSVWVPEHDEEGAVIGEAEDSPSDFGRIAAFAAKQVINQRLRDIGDDKVLGEFKGREGDIVAGVIQQGPNPRMIHIDLGSVEAIMPPEEQVPSEEYKHGSRLRVYVTAVSKGDKGPQITVSRTHPSLVRKLFALEVPEIASGLVEITSVAREAGHRTKMAVRATETGINAKGSCIGELGQRVRAVTAELNNEKIDIVDYSENLATFVANALSPAKVSSSFVIDEATKAVRALVPDYQLSLAIGKEGQNARLAAKLTGARIDIQPDSILDD, encoded by the coding sequence ATGGATATCGACTTGAGCGTGCTGCGCATGATGGAGCGCGAGCGAGAGATACCGTTCGAAGAACTGGTGCAGATCATTGAGCAGGCGATTCTGAGCGCCTATCTCAAGCACGTTGAGGCTCCCGAAGGTAAGGCTGCAGAAGTGCAGCCAACCGCTCGTGTTGTGCTCGACCGCAAAACTGGACACGTCAGTGTCTGGGTCCCTGAGCACGACGAAGAGGGTGCGGTTATTGGCGAGGCTGAAGACAGCCCCAGTGATTTCGGACGTATTGCAGCGTTCGCAGCAAAACAGGTCATCAACCAGCGCTTGCGTGACATTGGTGACGACAAGGTTCTTGGCGAGTTCAAGGGTCGCGAGGGTGACATCGTTGCCGGCGTGATTCAGCAGGGTCCCAACCCGCGCATGATCCACATCGACCTCGGCTCGGTGGAGGCAATCATGCCTCCCGAAGAGCAGGTTCCGAGCGAAGAATACAAGCACGGCTCGCGCTTGCGGGTCTACGTCACCGCAGTGAGCAAGGGCGACAAGGGGCCGCAGATTACGGTCAGCCGCACCCACCCGTCGCTGGTTCGTAAGCTCTTCGCACTTGAGGTTCCTGAGATTGCCAGCGGACTGGTAGAAATCACTTCTGTCGCCCGCGAGGCAGGTCACCGCACCAAGATGGCGGTTCGGGCAACCGAGACCGGCATCAACGCGAAGGGTTCGTGCATTGGCGAGCTCGGCCAGCGGGTGCGAGCGGTAACAGCGGAACTCAACAACGAGAAAATCGACATCGTCGACTACTCCGAGAACCTGGCCACGTTTGTCGCTAATGCGCTCTCGCCCGCCAAGGTATCGAGCTCCTTCGTGATCGATGAGGCCACCAAAGCAGTGCGTGCCCTCGTGCCTGACTACCAACTGTCGTTGGCGATTGGCAAGGAAGGGCAGAACGCCCGACTGGCTGCCAAGCTCACCGGTGCGCGCATCGACATCCAGCCCGACTCGATTCTCGACGACTAA
- a CDS encoding A/G-specific adenine glycosylase, whose amino-acid sequence MPDRAELAQLIRDWFAEHGRDLPWRQDGFGAWGILVSEIMLQQTPVVRVIPRLAQWLDRWPSPAALAASAPGDAVRAWERLGYPRRALNLHAAATAIAEHHGNVVPEDVPTLLALPGIGDYTARAVAVFAYGHHHPVVDTNVRRVIARAVNGEGEAGPPSTKRDLAAMEQLLPADRDASQATNAAVMELGAIVCTAKKPLCEECPVRELCAWRAAGYPTYEGKRQVVQKKFEGSDRQVRGLILAELRASDVPVTAVEITQVWADAEQRERALAGLLKDGLAVAEDSGYVLP is encoded by the coding sequence ATACCTGATCGTGCAGAACTCGCTCAGCTCATCCGAGACTGGTTTGCCGAGCACGGCCGTGACCTGCCCTGGCGACAGGATGGTTTCGGGGCGTGGGGCATCCTCGTGAGCGAGATCATGTTGCAGCAGACCCCCGTGGTTCGCGTCATCCCCCGGCTCGCGCAGTGGCTCGATCGATGGCCTTCGCCCGCCGCCCTTGCTGCTTCTGCCCCCGGCGACGCCGTTCGAGCGTGGGAACGACTCGGCTACCCGCGCCGCGCGCTCAATCTCCACGCTGCCGCGACCGCCATAGCGGAGCACCATGGCAATGTCGTTCCCGAGGACGTGCCCACCCTGCTCGCACTACCCGGGATCGGTGATTACACGGCTCGCGCTGTCGCGGTCTTCGCTTACGGGCATCACCATCCGGTCGTCGACACCAATGTGCGCCGTGTGATTGCCCGCGCCGTCAACGGAGAGGGCGAAGCGGGCCCTCCGTCGACGAAGAGAGACCTCGCAGCGATGGAGCAGCTTCTGCCCGCCGACCGGGATGCTTCGCAGGCCACGAACGCGGCCGTCATGGAACTTGGTGCGATCGTGTGCACCGCCAAGAAACCACTGTGCGAGGAATGCCCGGTTCGTGAGCTGTGCGCGTGGCGTGCTGCCGGCTACCCCACCTACGAAGGCAAGCGGCAGGTCGTACAGAAAAAGTTTGAGGGCTCAGACCGTCAAGTTCGCGGGCTCATCCTCGCTGAACTTCGCGCTAGCGATGTGCCAGTCACCGCAGTTGAAATCACTCAGGTGTGGGCGGACGCCGAACAGCGTGAGCGCGCTCTGGCAGGCCTCCTTAAGGACGGACTGGCCGTTGCTGAGGATTCGGGTTACGTTCTGCCCTAG
- a CDS encoding YlxR family protein, giving the protein MEAVRTCIGCRASASRSSLLRVIASHGAVVADHSATLPGRGAWLHPTTTCFESAIKRRAFARALKVEPPLDTGALLSVLAEYEAGHQPMSPNEQAD; this is encoded by the coding sequence ATGGAAGCAGTAAGAACGTGTATTGGCTGTCGCGCGAGCGCCAGCAGATCCTCGTTACTGAGGGTTATCGCATCTCACGGTGCGGTTGTGGCCGACCATTCGGCCACACTTCCGGGTCGCGGTGCGTGGCTTCATCCCACAACCACGTGTTTTGAGTCTGCAATCAAACGCAGAGCTTTTGCACGTGCGTTGAAGGTGGAACCACCGCTAGATACCGGAGCACTTCTTTCAGTGTTAGCTGAATATGAGGCGGGACATCAACCGATGTCCCCTAACGAACAGGCTGATTGA
- a CDS encoding proline--tRNA ligase has product MSTRLSQLFVRTLREDPVDAEVASHRLLVRAGYIRRQAPGVFAWLPLGLKVRRKIEAVIREELESFGAQEVLFPALLPREPYELTGRWTEYGDGIFRLKDRKDADYLLAPTHEEVFTLLVKDLYSSYKDLPLSLYQIQDKYRDEARPRAGLLRGREFSMKDSYSFDYTDAGLDVSYQQHRDAYERIFNRLGLEYVIVSADAGAMGGSKSEEFLHPTPVGEDTFVRSAGGYAANVEAYRTTVPEALPIDCLPAPLVFDSPNTPTIDTLVALANEEQPRDDRPWTAADTLKNIVLALTSIDGTRELVVVGLPGDRDVDMKRAEVAFAPAEVEPATEKDFAELAKLEGNPGFVKGYIGPWSPEGAVIGEKSTTGVRFVLDPRVVDGTQWITGANIHEKHVLGLVAGRDFISDGTVEVSDVRAGDPAPDGSGPIETARGMEIGHVFQLGRKYAEVLGLKVLDENGKLVTVTMGSYGIGVTRLMAAIAETTNDGKGLLWPKQISPFDVHIVAAGKDAVVYETAEDLVSSLEQSGLDVLFDDRPKVSPGVKFGDAELLGVPMIVIVGRDAANGMVEVWDRVTNERTSTPVADVVAALTK; this is encoded by the coding sequence GTGTCTACACGTCTCTCTCAACTCTTTGTCCGCACGCTTCGCGAAGATCCCGTCGATGCTGAAGTAGCAAGCCACCGCCTTTTGGTGCGCGCCGGCTACATCCGTCGTCAGGCTCCCGGTGTTTTTGCGTGGTTGCCGCTCGGGCTCAAGGTTCGCCGCAAGATTGAAGCGGTCATCCGCGAAGAGCTTGAGTCGTTCGGTGCCCAAGAGGTGCTGTTCCCGGCTCTGCTGCCGCGCGAACCCTACGAGCTCACGGGTCGCTGGACCGAGTACGGCGACGGAATTTTCCGTTTGAAAGACCGCAAAGACGCCGACTATCTGTTGGCGCCCACGCACGAAGAAGTCTTCACGTTGCTCGTGAAAGACCTGTACTCGAGCTACAAAGACTTGCCACTATCGCTGTACCAAATCCAGGACAAGTACCGCGATGAGGCCCGCCCCCGTGCTGGTCTGCTGCGCGGTCGCGAGTTCTCGATGAAAGACAGCTATTCCTTCGACTACACGGATGCCGGCCTCGATGTGTCGTACCAGCAGCACCGTGATGCCTACGAGCGCATCTTCAACCGCCTCGGTCTCGAATATGTGATTGTCAGCGCGGATGCCGGCGCGATGGGTGGCTCGAAGAGCGAAGAGTTCTTGCACCCGACTCCCGTCGGTGAAGACACCTTCGTGCGCTCGGCTGGAGGCTATGCCGCCAACGTTGAGGCGTACCGCACGACCGTTCCCGAGGCATTGCCGATTGACTGCCTGCCCGCTCCGCTGGTCTTCGATTCGCCGAACACTCCCACGATCGACACTCTTGTTGCTCTCGCTAACGAAGAGCAGCCCCGCGATGATCGTCCCTGGACTGCAGCAGACACGCTCAAGAACATCGTTCTGGCTCTCACCTCGATCGACGGAACCCGCGAACTTGTTGTCGTCGGTTTGCCCGGCGACCGTGATGTTGACATGAAGCGCGCCGAAGTTGCCTTCGCCCCGGCTGAGGTCGAACCCGCCACGGAGAAAGATTTCGCCGAGCTGGCCAAGCTCGAGGGAAACCCCGGCTTCGTTAAGGGCTACATCGGTCCATGGTCGCCCGAGGGCGCTGTCATCGGCGAAAAGTCGACGACGGGCGTGCGCTTCGTACTCGACCCCCGCGTTGTTGATGGCACTCAGTGGATCACGGGCGCCAACATCCACGAAAAGCACGTTCTTGGCCTTGTTGCCGGGCGTGACTTCATCTCTGACGGCACCGTTGAGGTGTCGGATGTCCGCGCCGGCGACCCTGCCCCCGATGGCAGCGGTCCCATCGAAACCGCTCGCGGTATGGAAATCGGTCACGTCTTCCAGCTCGGCCGCAAGTATGCCGAGGTTCTTGGTCTCAAGGTTCTCGATGAGAACGGCAAGCTTGTGACCGTCACGATGGGGTCCTACGGAATCGGTGTTACCCGTTTGATGGCGGCCATCGCTGAGACCACAAACGACGGCAAGGGCCTGTTGTGGCCCAAGCAGATCAGCCCCTTCGACGTGCATATCGTCGCGGCGGGCAAGGATGCTGTTGTCTATGAGACCGCCGAAGACCTTGTGAGCTCGCTTGAGCAGTCCGGTCTCGACGTGCTTTTCGATGATCGCCCGAAGGTATCGCCCGGCGTGAAGTTCGGCGATGCTGAGCTTCTCGGTGTCCCCATGATCGTGATTGTTGGTCGTGACGCGGCCAACGGAATGGTCGAAGTCTGGGATCGCGTCACGAACGAGCGAACGAGCACCCCTGTCGCTGACGTCGTCGCTGCACTCACTAAATAA
- the rbfA gene encoding 30S ribosome-binding factor RbfA: MVDAARAAKMADRIKVIVAKTLERGIRDPRLGFVTITDVRVTGDLQHASVFYTVYGTDEERSDSAAALKSATGLVRREVGKNLTARLTPSIQFIADGIPENAALIDSLLTEAQQRDASVDALKKSAKYAGDEDPYVKPRDIAAEEEAAGFDDDEDDATRA; encoded by the coding sequence ATGGTTGACGCAGCTCGTGCCGCAAAAATGGCGGACCGCATCAAGGTAATCGTTGCCAAAACGCTTGAGCGTGGCATCAGAGACCCCCGACTCGGGTTTGTCACCATCACCGACGTTCGGGTGACCGGCGACCTCCAGCATGCTTCCGTCTTTTACACCGTGTACGGCACTGACGAAGAACGCAGCGACAGTGCAGCGGCTCTCAAGTCGGCCACCGGCCTCGTGCGTCGCGAAGTGGGTAAGAATCTCACCGCACGCCTCACGCCATCAATTCAGTTCATTGCAGACGGCATCCCCGAGAACGCGGCTCTCATCGACTCGCTTCTTACGGAAGCCCAACAGCGAGACGCGTCAGTTGACGCTCTCAAGAAGAGCGCGAAGTACGCGGGAGATGAAGACCCCTACGTGAAGCCTCGCGACATTGCCGCCGAAGAAGAAGCCGCTGGCTTCGACGACGACGAGGATGACGCGACTCGGGCCTAG